The nucleotide sequence TGAATGACACGGAGAAACAGAATGACTGACAACCTAGGAAGTAGCAGAGGCCTTGGGGTTTCAGACCACACCATCAAAGGATCCTTCTGACAGAAACATCACTAGCTTTTCCTCTCCGTCTCTTCTCTGCTCTTTCTGCCTCCGCTGTGTCTTCTGTtttgtggggatgtttttaaGTGTCTTTGTTCCAGTTCAGAACACTACAGAAGAGGGTAGCATGAACCTAGTTTTTAATATGATCCGGGGATGAAGTGTTATACTCTGAGGCTGGCTATGTAACCTGCAGAAAGGACTCCCTGATCACAGCCTGTGTGGATACCGGTGTGAGTGACTGTACTGTATGGCTATCATGTTGCATGCAGGAATTGTAATGTGAGTCACATAATTGTCTTCAGCTTAAGATGTCACTACGCCTGAAGTAGAAGGTGTTTAAATTCCAGATTCATTCTTATGAAATAGGGTTGAAAATGTACCGTATGCTTGCTCTACAGTTAGAAGTGTTACGTACTACCAGTCTGTGgtagtggaaacagaaaaaacgtGTTGCAGGACAGAGGACAACTGTTTTGAGTTTGGGGCAGtcagaagggagggagaggtacTTGCTAAACAACAACATGATGTCCATTTCCCTAACAAATCAATTTAACAAGACTGCCATTCAACCTCAGGCCTCAACTGACCCATAACAAGAGTAAGCTGTTTAAGTTCTGTCGTATTAAATTCTcaatgacatttgtgttttctgttttagattgaaaacaaaatgatatgCCTGAAACACTTCAGGGTTGGGAAATGCACTTTATGTGCTGGGAAGATAAATGCAGTGCATTTTTCGAGTTACAATAATTTGGAAATAACAGGAGAGTGAAGTGAATGAGAGAATATTATGCACTGATTTACCAACCCATTGCTAGGTATTTTGTGCTGCATTTACCCAACATTTATCCAGGAATCtatttacagtatttctgtTTTCAGCCCACCTCAAAAGGATTGCACATATACTCAGTGGACAGTTTATTAGGTGCACAGCCTGAATTCCTCAGTACATGCATTCTACAATGTGTTGGAAACTTTCCACAGGGATGTTGGTCCATGCTGATGCAATAACATCACATAGTAGATGACTGTTAAACAGCCATACATTGATGTTGCGTACAGTCCATTCCATCTCAACAAAGATGCTCTAGTGGATTGTGGTCTGAGACCGTAGAACCAGGATTTATCAGACCAGGTGGTGTTTGTCCACTCGATGCTTCAGTGTTGATCATGTGTCTGCTGAAGCTGCTACTGTTTAGTTGATAGGAGAGGAAACTTGTGGTTGTCTACAGTAATGGGTCACCAGTGAAAAGGGCCGAACAGATTACCAGAGCACTTTTGTAAAATGGCATTATTATGTGGCCTGTCTGTTAGCTTGCAGGATTCTTGCCATTCCCCATTGACATATCTCATGTGCTGTTTTCACCTACAGGACTGCAACTGACTGAATTGTTGTCGCTCCAATCTGTGTGTTCCCTAGACAACCATACTCGTGTGAAACCCCAGGATGACGTTTGTTTCTGAGATACTCCTGCACTAATGACCGCTGCAAAATGTTGCTAATCCTGACACTTAATTGAACAGTACCAGAATGCCTTCGACCAGTATGCTTTACGGTACTTCAAGCCATTGTCCTTTGGCTCACAGCAGTGGAGCGACTCATTTCTGTCAATGGTCTTATGCACTTaaactggccactgagtgtaTTTATATCATGAGATAAGAAAGCTGATTAATGAGACCTTTGGGCAAATGAGTGTAAATATTGTCTGaaagatatttgtttttaaataatgtgttcGGCTGTTATCCTTCAGCATGTGTCAATTAAATGgtttatttgtatatacaaAAAGATAATCTGCATGATTGTCTTAACATGCAAGTGTAGTGTTTCTTGTATTCGTGTATATCCTAATGACATGAATTGTGGGATTATGTAAAGGTAAGCATTAATAAAGTATTAATACATTCTAAAGTGTGCAGTTTTCAGATGACACTGTGGCGGATATGCCAATGTAGGCTTGGCTGTAGGACTGACAGAAGCCATATTTCAAGACTGAATCAGAATGACCTTTATTCAGTAAATACATCTACACATACTCGGTAGTCtttcttgtaactgtaatgGTGAAGCTAATGGGAGACAACATAAGGACCGAATACACAGTACATGCATACTTGACAATTACATAATATGGGTGGTGAGCATACTGTATAAAATCATGTGTTATGGCCCAGGCTATAATCTCAAATATTCCAATTTGGCTGGGTGGGAGTGACCTACAGAGTATGATTTCAGTTATCGTTCAAATTGACAACTTCTTTCCATGAATCTCATAGTAGTAGTACTAAGCAGTAACAACCCCTTCACCCAAATGTCCAAgcttcacaaatgtttattCTAGAGTTAAGTGCATAAACTAAAGCTGTAGGTACGTTACTAGTAGTGCAAGAAGTTTCGCTGTGCCTGTAGCCAAAATGATCCTTAGATGCTGAGTCCAGGTAGTCTGTGCAGTGTGAACTTGTTGACAAGACTAGTAGGCAAATGCATTTAGGTCCCGGTCTCCAAATACCGACAAGTCTGATATGGAAGTCACGGATCTCGTCGTTCGACGCACATTGATCACAGCACTCATCTAAACATCGCTTGTTATGATATTTACCGATCGCAAAGCGGTAGCTGGTCCTTCGAAGGAACCGAGGAGGTCGTTGTTGTGCAcgaacataaaaacaattaggttataacattttctttaactCGAGTTCGTTAAATGTCCTTATTAATCGATATTGCttatgtattttaataaataatgattAAGGTTGTTTGGGTAAATTGGTAAtaatttcacaaatgttttacttCCGGCTTATAGATGGCTTGGATTATATTCCGTAGTAAATAAATGACGGCGCAATCTTCAGCAGGCATAGACTCAACTGTTGAGTCGGCTAAGGTCGGTTGGCTCGGAATCGAGCTACTTCATCAGCGGGGAACTCAACCTGCTGCATCGAAATATGGTTCGCATGATGGGGCTGCTTTTAGTGAGTGTTGGGCCCCTCCGAAACGTTGTCCAGGCAGGGGGCAAAGGCTATGCGACCCATCCTGCAACTTTTCGTCAAAGTAGCGCGTTTTCAAAGGTACgattacttttgtttttcattgttcaaGTTACAGTCTAAAGTCTTGGTTAAAACACTTTTTACAAGGGAAGTGGACAAAGGATAGTAATATTTTCtagaaatgtgaaatgtaatgacacCTCTCACTAATTAATTTAATGCAGACTTGTTGCGCTTTAGCCTCTGGAAGGGGGCGCGTGAGCTGCAGCACGTCTGTGGGAAACGTTTAGGCAAATTGATGCCTTATCCTCCATACATTCACCTCTTTATTACCAATTTCAGTAATTCATTGTATAACATgatatgttgatattttatTATCAACAtctaatatattttctatttacttttctatattttttctatTCTATATTTTTGGAGTAGGCCTCATAATTTGCAACAATAGCACCTAATACAGATCAATATAAATCTGAATCTTAATAGGCCTATATGACTTAAAAAGTAGACTGAGTTATTCCAATGCTGTGCTCCCTTTAGTGTTCCACATTGAGCAAAATCCAGACACTGGGATTTAATCACTGCACCTTCACACTGGCTCGATTACTAAGTTCCAAACCCCCAAGAGGTAAATCACTACTCCTTCAGGATATGTTGTTATTCAGGGAAATAGCTATTACATTTTCTCCAATGTCTGTGCTTCTTTGATATTTTAATTCCTTTAGGTTTTGAGAAGTTCTTCCCAAAAAGTGAGAACACTCCAGGAGTCAACCAGTCATCTGAAGAGACACAAGGTATGACTGATGAGTCAATATCCTGTCTGTTTCTACTGATCAAACCTGGGAATTCAATAATGGACAGGCAGTTGTCTTTTTGATTTAATTTCCTATGTCCTTTTCCTTGTTTAGATGAGAAGAACAAAGACACAGAATCTCAGTGCTGCAGAAAAGGGGGGCCAAGTGAAGGTGGTGACAGAGAGCAGGAAAGGAAGCGAGGGGGAAGGAAGGGCGAATCAGACTGGTGGACACGGTTCCAGGTCTGCTTCAAACTGTATATTtagacatgaaaacaaaatatcagTCATGTTTGATTTTCCTCCCTTGGCTTCCTGATATGGGCCAGATCCAGAGCCATAACATGTGTCAATAATACCGTAATAATGTTTGGCATACTGTTAGTGTTACTCCTATATTAATGTAGTGGCAGCGTACCACCACCTCCAAACAATTAGGATAAAAATATTAACGTAAAATCTGTTTGGACCTTGTATAACTGTCAACAAAAGTAATGTAAATCTTGATGTAGAAAAGATGATCGCACACTATTCAAAAAcgatatatatatagctctaaCAGCTGCTAACTGTTGAGAACTGCacatgttttttctgttgttgttgttgccatGAACCTTGCTTTGATGCAGCCCAGTGCTGAAGCACCATTGGATTTATCTATATCCAAAATTAGGAACAACAAttgaattaatttaaaacacttGGTCAAAGATGAGAATCACTGTTCTAACCATGAAAGATACctttttcacaaaatgtaaacatataaAGTCCAAGAAATGATTGAAGTTAAGgcaaaattacacattttagaagtaatgtttttaaatattaagtCCTTCTAGTATGAATCTGAAAAGAGAGGCATGTTTGAATGTATCTGTTGCCCCCTAGGTTTATGTGCCACTTATAAAGCATATTTTCAacttttattattcaaatatacagtggggagaacaagtatttgatacactgctgattttgcaggttttcccacttacagagcatgtagaagtctgtaatttaaaaagaaatccagaaaatcacattgtatgatttttaagtaattaatttgcattttattgcatgacataagtatttgatacatcagaaaagcagaacttaatatttggtacagaaacctttgtttgcaattacagagatcatacgtttcctgtagttcttgaccaggtttgcacacactgcagcagggattttggcccactcctccatatacagaccttctccagatccttcaggtttcgttgctgtcgctgggcaatatggactttcagctccctacaaagattttctattgggttcaggtctggagactggctaggccgctccaggaccttgagatgcttcttacggagccactccttagttgccctggctgtgtggttcgggtcgttgtcatgctagaatacccagccacgacccatctttaatgctcttactgagggaaggaggttgttggccaagatctcacgatacatggccccatccatcctcccatcaatacggtgctgttgtcctgtcccctttgcagaaaagcatccccaaagaatgatgtttccacctccatggggttgtactcatccttcttcttcctccaaacagacgagaggagtttagaccaaaaagcactatttttgtctcataagaccacatgaccttctcccattcctcctctggatcatccagatggtcattggcaaacttcagatgggcctggacatgcgctggcttgaggagggggaccttgcgtgcactgcagaatttttatgttactaatggttttctttgagactgtggtcccagctctcttcaggtcattgaccaggtcctgccgtgtagttctgggctgatccctcaccttcctcatgatcattgcagttaatacaggtaatgagtggagaacaggagggcttcttaaataaaaactaacagatctgtgagagacagaattcttactggttggtaggtgatcaaatacttgtcatgcaataaaatgcaaattaattataaaaaaatcatacaattgattttctggatttttgttttagattccgtctctcacagttgaagtgtacctatgataaaaattacagacctctacatgctttgtaagtcggaaacactgccgattttgcaggttattaaatacttgttctccccactgtatacaatGCCATATATTGtgaaaaatattgtttactGGCTGTATCGCCCAATCCTGATAAGAACAAGTGATATATTGCTGTCACAATTATGACATATTAAGTTGACGATTAATGTGGCACACAGATTATTGCGATTCATGTTTTAATTGTCTATATTGTTCATTTTATGCCAGTATTATAGTGTAATATTACTGTAAGAGTACACGTGGTGGTTCTGGAGATGGTTCTTCAGATGTGTGGGGTTTGCGCTTTTGACCGCCATCTTTCTGGAGCAGATCCGACAATTCGGCTCCTCCAAATAATTACGCAACTTGGTTTAAAACTAAAATGCGCCCAGAGTGATCCAGTTGTGTTTGGCTTTGGAACTACCACTAAATCCATGTTGTTAACGATTGCTCTACACAAAATGCAACCGCAAAGCAACGACAATAACATTTTCCTACACCTCTCGCTGTGctacaaaatattattataggCTTGTTATTTGAAACAGCTTATTCTAAAACTATTAATGTCGCAAACCATGATTGGATGCTTAGTTGATTAATTCAGTTAAACATGTACAAGgactaatatatattttttccaaacaTAGGCCtaaatatgcaatgggacaacagatatttctatatttgcattttaatgtgcattatccAATTAAGAAAATAAGGATGGAAATTACAAAATTCAACTTACAATATtagtacaaatattttacacacaggTGTGTGGTCTTCTTTTGACAGTCCGAGTTTATACGACAAATAGGTGACTGAAACACATTGGATTATTAACTAATACTGTTGggaaattacattacattgcattgcaaaacaattctgaactgggtttaaacatactgaagcAAATTACTTCctatacattttctgtgtttatAACTTAccgcagagctgtcaaacgctGCTGCACCCCTGGGCTAGACATCCTAACTGATCGAAACTGACATAATTCACATGatatttgttgagacgtttctaacattggtGTAAAACTCCCTTATTAAGATAGGAAACCTCATTTTGGAATCTAAATATTGTGCAAGAAAATCGTTGTCATAAAAATCattgcgatctggctcaaataatcGCCATCAGGccattatgtaataattgcgacagccctaACAAGCAATAGATGTGTAGTGTGGCAGTAATGGTAAAAGGATAAGAAATATGAGGAGAAACTGGATTATGTAATAGATAGAAACACCTTTTAATTGACATTTCTAAAGTCAACAAAGGGTCTCTTTATCATACTGCTAAAAAGGTGTTGAAAGTTCACATGAGGAGAAGCAAGACAGCTGCCGGAGCCCAGCTGTACTACACCTCTTGTGTTGATGAGACAACCTTCATTTTACATTATGTCCAGCATGTCTCCCCTCTCATTGTGCTCTATGTCTGACAGAATGATTTCCCCTGGGATGAGACGACCATTCGCAATGTTGGAGTTGGACTGGCAGGCATGGCCTCCGCTTTTCTCTATTTCCATTTTCGAGAGATAGGGAAGGAAGTCTCCTGGAAGGAATTTGTGCATAGCTACCTGGCTGAAGGACTGGTGAGGGACAGGAGATGAACTATTTTGGGGTTACTGTTCTCAACTAGTTGCTATGTAACAATGTTTTAGAAGACCCATAAATAACTATTGCATGCCTGGAGCTGATGTCACTGTGTGATAAGAGTCTGAGGTCTTCATtcttaaatgtgtgtttttgtgaacaGGTGAGCCGCCTGGAGGTAGTAAACAAGCAGTATGTTCGGGTCATGCCAGTGCATGGAGTCAACAGGTCAGAAGTGGTACGTTCCGAGTCATCTTGTGTTGACCCCATTTAGTCAACTGGTCAGAAGTGGTACATTCCGAGTCATCTTGTGCTGACCCCATTTAGTCAACTGGTCAGAAGTGGTACATTCCGAGTCATCTTGTGTTGACCCCATTTAGTCAACTGGTCAGAAGTGGTACATTCCGAGTCATCTTGTGCTGACCCCATTTAGTCAACTGGTTGTCTAGTCAATAGGTTGTTGGTCCCCAGATTTGTTTCTAGTTGTGGAGTCAATGTGAATAATGAACCCAAAACATTAATACTCTGGCAACAGCTCTAGTGGACATTCCTACAGTAAGCATGCTAATTACAAGCTCCCTTGACATGAAACTAAGACATGTGACATTGGGTTTGTATGACAGCGGTCTTGAACACTGAGAAAACAGAGGAGGAAGGGCAGCATAGGCCAAGATGAACTCAGCCTTGTTGACAGCAGTATAACAGTTTTAAACCCATGGTCAGGGGGTGCTCCATCAGAAGGGCTGTAGCCGCAGGGTGGGTAGCCTCGGTAAAATCTTCAGAGAGGAGCAAACATCGATTGAAAAGTCACACGGTTCACAAAGCTACAGAATATTAAAATCAAAccaggtttatttatttttaatcataATAAGCCAAGTTAAGTTAAGATGCTCAAGTGAGAGCGGCATGTTTTTCCTCTAACTCCACAGCACAACGTGCTGTCTTTGTTTCTGCAAGTGTTTGCTTTCGGCGGCAATACCGTCGCTTGACAAGAATGTGGCTTGCAGCTGTCACAAATGCATGACTGTGTAGCAGAAGCGCACTAATTTCCATTGCAATGACAAATGTGCCCCACAAActtttaaatatactgtaaaagtAGACAACTTTAATAATCTGCCTACCATAAATGTCTCTGTGCTTGTTCTGTAATAGCCAGGCTTTATTAGTAGTAGGCACATTGCCAAAAGATATTAAACAAAGCTGAATAACCCTTTAATATTCCCTAATGTGACTTTCATGGAGACATTTGCAGAGCACTGCAGAACACACGTTGGAAATCATTGGTACTTAGTAAGACGATGCATTTCAATGGAATGGATGTTTCTGTATTCTTTAGTCCTCGTTGTTATAGCTAGTGTATTGTTCTCTAATCTTTGAACCGAGAGTCATAATTGTTCTATGCTGTTCAATTGTCTTGTCTTTGTTCCAGAGCTACCTGTGGTTTAACATCGGCAGTGTCAACACATTTGAACACCACTTGGAGCAGGCACAGCAGGAGATGGGCCTAGACTCCACCCACAGAGTACCTGTGGTCTACAGCAGCGAGAGCGATGGGTGAGAGACTGTATTGGGTGGAGGCCAGGGGTGTGGTGGCGAGACGAGGGAGTAGGGAGGATGTTAGCTAATGCTAATGGTTCCCTTTGTCTTTTTCTAGTACTTTCCTCATGAGCCTTCTTCCAGGCTTGCTGCTGGTTGGGTTTCTACTCTTCACCATGCGCCAGGGACCCATTGCAGGAGCCCGTGGTGGTGGGCGGGGCAACCCTTTCAGCATGAGTGAATCCAAGGCCAAGATCATGAAAGACAATATTGAGGTGAGGTTTAAGGACGTGGCGGGCTGTGATGAGGCCAAGCTGGAGATCATGGAGTTCGTCAACTTTCTGAAGAACCCTCGGCAGTACCAAGACCTGGGGGCCAAGATCCCTAAGGTACATCTTTATTTATTCTTGTTTTTATCCAAAACTCTATTTGGTCTGTTGTACATGATGTCAAGTCGGTCTGATGTATATGATGCTCACTGAGAAAAGGCAATGTTATCTATTTCAAAATgctttattttttctgtttgcatagaCATATCTTTGCTTGTCAGTctccactccactctacctggTAAATACTCACCAGTGGCCATATGTGTACCACACATATCCATGTTCTGCCCAGGGTGCATTGTTGTCAGGTCCGCCAGGCACAGGCAAGACACTGCTGGCCAAGGCCACAGCCGGAGAGGCCCAAGTCCCCTTCATCACTGTCAACGGCTCAGAGTTCCAAGAGATGTTTGTTGGCGTGGGTCCAGCCAGAGTGAGTACCGCCGTCGGGGGAGGAAGACAACTGACAGTTTGTGTGGATTACCCGGCAGATTGGTTTTCCTCtgtcaaaatatttactttgaGATATGTGTCTCTGAATCACTACAATAAACTCATCTAGACAATAACCACCCAAAACGTTTGCTGAGGTTGTGGATATTTTGCTGTTGTATGACACAGGTCTTAAACCCTTTCATGTCTGTCTTTCAGGTGAGGGACATGTTTGCTATGGCACGTAAGAACGCTCCGTGCATCCTGTTTATTGATGAGATAGACGCTGTGGGCCGGAAAAGAGGCAGGGGGAACTTTGGGGAACAGAGTGAGCAGGAGAACACCCTGAACCAGCTGCTAGTGGAGCTGGATGGTAAGTCTGGCCTGGAACTAGAAATGAAGACTCCAGAGTTCTGTGACCATCCCCCACAGTCTCATCAGATGGTCCTGACTTCTCTTTGTGTTGACTGTAGGGTTCAACCCCAACACTAACGTGGTGGTCTTGGCCGGAACCAACCGGCCAGATATCCTGGACCCAGCGCTGATGAGACCTGGACGCTTCGACAGGCAGATTTACATAGGTACATGACAGTCTGCCTAGAAATACTCACTGAGTTCCTGCAAAATTATCTTAGTGGCATATAGCAATTTGCCTTTGAACTTTAATGTTCCCTTTTTCTAAATTCTATCATACACCTAAATTTTCCCTGACCTAAAGGTATGTATAGTTCATGGGCACTGTATCAAGGCTAATATTCAGAACACCTCAGTCAGAACCACACATATACATTCTATATATAGGTCACCTCAGTCAGAACCACACATATACATTCTATATATAGGTCACCTCAGTCAGAACCACACATATACATTCTATATATAGGTCACCTCAGACAGAACCACACATATACATTCTATATATAGGTCACCTCAGTCAGAACCACACATATACATTCTATATATAGGTCACCTCAGTCAGAACCACACATATACATTCTATATATAGGTCACCTCAGTCAGAACCACACATATACATTCTATATATAGGTCACCTCAGTCAGAACCACACATATACATTCTATATATAGGTCACCTCAGTCAGAACCACACATATACATTCTATATATAGGTCACCTCAGACAGAACCACACATATACATTCTATATATAGGTCACCTCAGGCAGAACCACACATTTACATTCTATATATAGGTCACCTCAGTCAGAACCACACATTTGCATTCTATATATAGGTCACCTCAGTCAGAACCACACATTTACATTCTATATATAGGTCACCTCAGGCAGAACCACACATTTACATTCTATATATAGGCCACCTCTATCAGAACCacacatacagtgccttgcaataGTTTTCCAGACCTCTGACcaatttaaattttttcttgAATATTATTGGTACATTGACACTGttattctgtttgatatttcagTTGAAAAGACAGACACTTACAAAACATTATTGGTGACATTGGAACCATTTTTGAGGGGATGTTAAGGGTTCTTAAAACCTTTAAAATGTGTTCCTCACAGAATTTACAGGAGTTCTCCAAAaggttttcatttaaataaacgTGTATCATGCTGACATAGTGCGTATTCATTACTGTTTATTTCGCAAGTATACTATAGGTGACTTCCACTACAACAGTGTTTTCATGTCCTGGATTAGCATGGCTTTAGGCTGACACTGCTTTGGTGTTCTGACCCTGctctcctcccccatcctctctctggccAGCACAGCTCACAAAG is from Esox lucius isolate fEsoLuc1 chromosome 2, fEsoLuc1.pri, whole genome shotgun sequence and encodes:
- the LOC105015905 gene encoding AFG3-like protein 1 isoform X1, which gives rise to MVRMMGLLLVSVGPLRNVVQAGGKGYATHPATFRQSSAFSKCSTLSKIQTLGFNHCTFTLARLLSSKPPRGFEKFFPKSENTPGVNQSSEETQDEKNKDTESQCCRKGGPSEGGDREQERKRGGRKGESDWWTRFQNDFPWDETTIRNVGVGLAGMASAFLYFHFREIGKEVSWKEFVHSYLAEGLVSRLEVVNKQYVRVMPVHGVNRSEVSYLWFNIGSVNTFEHHLEQAQQEMGLDSTHRVPVVYSSESDGTFLMSLLPGLLLVGFLLFTMRQGPIAGARGGGRGNPFSMSESKAKIMKDNIEVRFKDVAGCDEAKLEIMEFVNFLKNPRQYQDLGAKIPKGALLSGPPGTGKTLLAKATAGEAQVPFITVNGSEFQEMFVGVGPARVRDMFAMARKNAPCILFIDEIDAVGRKRGRGNFGEQSEQENTLNQLLVELDGFNPNTNVVVLAGTNRPDILDPALMRPGRFDRQIYIGPPDIRGRASIFKVHLKPLKLESNMDSEALARKLAALTPGFTGADIANVCNEAALVAARYLNRSVSAMHFDQAIERIIGGLEKKTQLLQPLEKTTVAYHEAGHAVVGWYLEHADPLLKVSIIPRVKGLGYTQYLPKEQYLFTQEQLFDRMCMMLGGRVAEQIFFGKITTGAHDDLRKVTQSAYAQVVEFGMSEALGQMSFDLPRQGDMVMEKPYSEPTAELIDQEVRSLIDAAVKRTHQLISDNRDMVEKVGKRLLEKEVLDKADMLELLGPRPYKEKSTYEDFVEETGTIKDTFLPHGLKNWNKDLGT
- the LOC105015905 gene encoding AFG3-like protein 1 isoform X2, which produces MVRMMGLLLVSVGPLRNVVQAGGKGYATHPATFRQSSAFSKCSTLSKIQTLGFNHCTFTLARLLSSKPPRGFEKFFPKSENTPGVNQSSEETQDEKNKDTESQCCRKGGPSEGGDREQERKRGGRKGESDWWTRFQNDFPWDETTIRNVGVGLAGMASAFLYFHFREIGKEVSWKEFVHSYLAEGLVSRLEVVNKQYVRVMPVHGVNRSEVSYLWFNIGSVNTFEHHLEQAQQEMGLDSTHRVPVVYSSESDGTFLMSLLPGLLLVGFLLFTMRQGPIAGARGGGRGNPFSMSESKAKIMKDNIEVRFKDVAGCDEAKLEIMEFVNFLKNPRQYQDLGAKIPKGALLSGPPGTGKTLLAKATAGEAQVPFITVNGSEFQEMFVGVGPARVRDMFAMARKNAPCILFIDEIDAVGRKRGRGNFGEQSEQENTLNQLLVELDGFNPNTNVVVLAGTNRPDILDPALMRPGRFDRQIYIGPPDIRGRASIFKVHLKPLKLESNMDSEALARKLAALTPGFTGADIANVCNEAALVAARYLNRSVSAMHFDQAIERIIGGLEKKTQLLQPLEKTTVAYHEAGHAVVGWYLEHADPLLKVSIIPRVKGLGYTQYLPKEQYLFTQEQLFDRMCMMLGGRVAEQIFFGKITTGAHDDLRKVTQSAYAQVGKRLLEKEVLDKADMLELLGPRPYKEKSTYEDFVEETGTIKDTFLPHGLKNWNKDLGT